One stretch of Tepiditoga spiralis DNA includes these proteins:
- the ppdK gene encoding pyruvate, phosphate dikinase translates to MTKKYVYSWGNGEAEGSSKMKHLLGGKGANLAEMASLGFPTPGGFTITTEMCDYYWKNGKVFPQELKAEVDAAIEKLEKISGKRFGDNENPLLVSVRSGAAVSMPGMMDTILNLGLNDVSVKALAKLSNNERFAYDSYRRFMQMFGDVALGIEHAKFEEKLNIVKREKGVTGDLELDAEDLKKVVELYKEAYKEAGLDFPQDPKKQMWAAIEAVFGSWNNERAIKYRAINGIKEGELLGTAVNVQMMAFGNMGEDSGTGVAFTRNPNTGEKKFYGEYLLNAQGEDVVAGIRTPEPMEKLNEVNPEVYKQLCDIMTKLENHFRDMQDIEFTMEKGKLYLLQTRTGKRTSAAAVKIAVDMLKEGLITEEEAVMRVKPADIEKLLHPMFDAEELKKAQYMGKGLPASPGAATGMAIFSADKAEEKAEEGIPVILVRPETSPEDVGGMNAAEGILTATGGMTSHAAVVARGMGKTAIVGAANLEIDENAKTATINGVTIKENDWVSLDGNEGKYYAGKVKTIKPQGLHGDIAELLEVADKLADLGVRANADIPRDAKVAREFGAKGIGLCRTEHMFFDEARIMKMRTMIVSKTVEQREAALSELLPFQKADFKGLFEAMEGYGVTIRYLDPPLHEFLPNDEEQMKEIAPQLGISVEELKEIVENLHEFNPMMGHRGCRLSITYPEIAVMQTKAVIGAAIEVAKEGKKVRPEIMIPLVGKVDELKFLRELVEKTANELIKESGIDLEYKVGTMIEVPRAAATADQIAQQADFFSFGTNDLTQLTLGFSRDDYGKFIKEYIKEGIYESDPFQHIDRRGVGRMIKMALNDGREVNPLLKTGVCGEHGGDPESIEFCHLVGLDYVSCSPYRVPVARLAAAQAAVTYKRRKRVND, encoded by the coding sequence ATGACTAAAAAATATGTTTACTCTTGGGGTAACGGAGAAGCTGAAGGTAGTTCAAAAATGAAACATCTTTTAGGAGGTAAAGGAGCTAATCTTGCTGAAATGGCATCATTAGGATTCCCTACTCCAGGTGGATTTACAATCACAACTGAAATGTGTGATTACTATTGGAAAAATGGTAAAGTTTTTCCTCAAGAATTAAAAGCTGAAGTTGATGCAGCTATTGAAAAATTAGAAAAAATATCTGGTAAAAGATTTGGAGACAATGAAAATCCATTATTAGTATCTGTTAGATCAGGTGCTGCAGTTTCAATGCCAGGTATGATGGATACTATATTAAACCTTGGTTTAAATGATGTTTCTGTTAAAGCTTTAGCAAAATTATCAAACAATGAAAGATTTGCTTATGATTCATATAGAAGATTTATGCAAATGTTTGGTGACGTTGCTCTTGGAATTGAACATGCTAAATTTGAAGAAAAATTAAATATAGTAAAAAGAGAAAAAGGCGTTACAGGAGATCTCGAACTTGATGCAGAAGATTTAAAGAAAGTTGTTGAACTTTATAAAGAAGCTTATAAAGAAGCAGGATTAGACTTTCCACAAGATCCAAAGAAACAAATGTGGGCTGCTATTGAAGCTGTTTTTGGAAGTTGGAATAACGAAAGAGCTATAAAATATAGAGCTATAAATGGTATTAAAGAAGGAGAATTACTTGGAACAGCTGTAAATGTTCAAATGATGGCATTTGGTAATATGGGAGAAGATTCTGGAACTGGAGTTGCTTTCACAAGAAACCCTAATACTGGAGAAAAGAAATTTTATGGTGAATATTTATTAAACGCACAAGGTGAAGACGTTGTTGCTGGTATAAGAACTCCAGAACCAATGGAAAAATTAAATGAAGTTAATCCTGAAGTTTACAAACAATTATGTGATATAATGACAAAACTTGAAAATCATTTTAGAGATATGCAAGATATTGAATTTACAATGGAAAAAGGTAAATTATATTTATTACAAACAAGAACAGGAAAAAGAACTTCTGCTGCTGCAGTTAAAATAGCTGTAGACATGTTAAAAGAAGGATTAATAACAGAAGAAGAAGCAGTTATGAGAGTTAAACCTGCCGATATTGAAAAACTTCTTCACCCTATGTTTGATGCAGAAGAACTTAAAAAAGCTCAATATATGGGTAAAGGATTACCTGCTTCTCCAGGTGCTGCAACAGGTATGGCTATATTTAGTGCAGATAAAGCTGAAGAAAAAGCTGAAGAAGGTATTCCAGTTATTCTTGTAAGACCAGAAACATCTCCAGAAGATGTTGGTGGAATGAATGCTGCAGAAGGTATCTTAACAGCAACAGGAGGTATGACTTCACATGCTGCAGTTGTTGCAAGAGGTATGGGTAAAACTGCAATAGTTGGAGCTGCAAACTTAGAAATAGATGAAAATGCTAAAACTGCTACAATAAATGGCGTTACTATAAAAGAAAATGATTGGGTATCATTAGATGGAAACGAAGGTAAATATTATGCTGGTAAAGTAAAAACAATAAAACCTCAAGGTTTACACGGAGATATAGCTGAATTATTAGAAGTTGCAGATAAATTAGCAGATCTTGGAGTTAGAGCAAATGCCGATATACCAAGAGATGCAAAAGTAGCAAGAGAATTTGGTGCAAAAGGAATTGGACTTTGTAGAACAGAACATATGTTCTTTGATGAAGCAAGAATAATGAAGATGAGAACTATGATTGTTTCTAAAACTGTAGAACAAAGAGAAGCTGCTCTTTCCGAATTACTTCCATTCCAAAAAGCAGACTTTAAAGGTTTATTTGAAGCAATGGAAGGATATGGAGTTACTATAAGATACTTGGATCCACCTCTTCATGAATTTTTACCAAATGATGAAGAACAAATGAAAGAAATTGCTCCTCAACTCGGTATATCTGTTGAAGAATTAAAAGAAATAGTTGAAAATTTACATGAATTCAATCCAATGATGGGTCATAGAGGTTGTAGACTTTCTATAACTTATCCTGAAATTGCAGTTATGCAAACAAAAGCTGTTATAGGTGCTGCTATTGAAGTAGCAAAAGAAGGTAAAAAAGTTAGACCAGAAATCATGATTCCACTTGTTGGAAAAGTTGATGAATTAAAATTCTTAAGAGAATTAGTTGAAAAAACAGCAAATGAATTAATAAAAGAATCAGGAATTGACCTTGAATACAAAGTTGGTACTATGATAGAAGTTCCAAGAGCTGCTGCTACTGCAGATCAAATTGCACAACAAGCAGATTTCTTTAGCTTTGGTACAAATGATTTAACTCAATTAACACTTGGTTTCTCAAGAGATGATTATGGTAAGTTCATAAAAGAATACATAAAAGAAGGAATTTATGAATCAGATCCATTCCAACACATTGATAGAAGAGGTGTTGGTAGAATGATTAAGATGGCTCTTAATGATGGTAGAGAAGTTAATCCATTATTAAAAACAGGAGTTTGTGGTGAACATGGTGGAGATCCTGAATCAATTGAATTCTGTCACTTAGTTGGTTTAGACTATGTTTCATGTTCTCCATATAGAGTTCCAGTTGCAAGACTCGCTGCTGCTCAAGCTGCAGTTACATACAAAAGAAGAAAAAGAGTTAATGATTAA
- a CDS encoding metallophosphoesterase, which produces MKLYISDLHIGNGSSKDDFVYDENLIYILKNMKFNELFFVGDIFELIAGNNTSLLNTAKEYIDNFNVSELKNVYNKHQQLFDTINKISKKSKIRYIIGNHDYYIFHNEKLQQTIKDFMGNIEFFPYYYDKKCKIFIIHGNQFDPMNRFAIDKENNILPSFGEYMMKYMEENFDSTVNDILPDELISDYDNISPILDVFQWLDYINERYNLKCNLKSLWSENFINFVRTPQIKKWLKVSFPKYSILTNVFVNKIGGMKFGEFLVRTIMLFRGFKKTNSLLLQSKKLLLDDFYIPKKNLIGYTDKSIRLDSKDINGIIMGHNHQPTHKILKNAYTKKFYANTGAWKHIVSKNFGINENEFIRKNVISYLCIEENLKVKLYTEESYFGGGK; this is translated from the coding sequence ATGAAACTTTATATAAGCGATTTACACATTGGAAATGGAAGTTCTAAAGATGATTTTGTTTATGATGAAAATTTAATTTATATATTAAAAAATATGAAGTTTAATGAACTATTTTTTGTTGGTGATATTTTTGAATTAATAGCTGGAAACAATACTTCTTTACTCAATACGGCAAAAGAGTATATAGATAATTTTAATGTATCAGAATTAAAAAATGTGTACAATAAGCATCAACAACTTTTTGATACAATTAATAAAATATCTAAAAAGTCTAAAATTAGATATATTATTGGAAATCATGATTATTATATATTTCACAATGAAAAATTACAACAAACAATAAAAGATTTTATGGGAAATATAGAATTCTTTCCTTATTATTATGATAAAAAATGTAAAATATTTATCATTCATGGTAATCAATTCGATCCAATGAATAGATTTGCAATTGACAAAGAAAATAATATTTTACCTTCTTTTGGTGAATATATGATGAAGTATATGGAAGAAAATTTTGATTCTACAGTCAATGATATTCTTCCAGATGAATTAATTTCTGATTATGATAATATTTCACCTATACTGGATGTTTTTCAATGGTTAGATTATATAAACGAAAGGTACAACTTAAAATGTAACTTAAAATCTTTGTGGTCTGAAAATTTTATAAACTTTGTAAGAACACCTCAAATAAAAAAATGGTTAAAGGTAAGTTTCCCAAAATACTCAATATTAACTAATGTTTTTGTAAATAAAATTGGTGGAATGAAATTTGGAGAATTTTTAGTTAGAACAATAATGTTATTTAGAGGTTTTAAAAAAACAAATTCACTTTTATTACAATCAAAAAAACTATTATTAGATGATTTTTATATTCCTAAAAAAAATTTAATTGGATATACAGATAAATCTATTAGATTAGACTCAAAAGATATAAATGGTATTATCATGGGTCACAATCATCAACCCACACACAAAATATTAAAAAATGCTTACACAAAAAAATTTTATGCTAATACAGGTGCATGGAAACATATAGTTTCTAAAAATTTTGGGATAAATGAAAATGAATTTATAAGAAAAAATGTAATATCTTATCTTTGTATAGAAGAAAATTTAAAAGTAAAACTCTATACTGAAGAAAGTTATTTTGGAGGTGGAAAATGA
- the secD gene encoding protein translocase subunit SecD, giving the protein MKARKVRLIFSIVIILVALLGMIIPGKDSAKYSGMSKVLSKIKLGLDIQGGSSLEYDLKVDSTAKAQDIIDNVILVLRKRLDIAGYTEASVAKVVSNGKIRVRVEIPGISDTAKAEKLIGSKGKLYFAEVLDTKVSDVKPTLLRNRTMEIDGNKIDLYDYVQDKDNATKWYKVKKVFEFGENPFEITGADLVDAKPSVNTRNAGFLINLNFGSEGAKKFSLATGNLVNKQLAIILDDRVVIAPVVNTQITSGAAIIEGISTLEEAKNDSALIKGGNLPVDLIKFQERSLGPTLGRDIVETIIKAGLFGLILVMIYMVIFYKWMGVVADIALIYNSLLLMGFLSWTGAILTLPGIAGIILTFGTTVDGNVIIYERIKEELRLGRPPLTAVKFGFEKAFWTLFDANLTTIIAGVVLYYFTTGAVRGFAITLIIGVIGSLFTNLVVSRIILESTSHNVKSEKLVKEVKGEN; this is encoded by the coding sequence GTGAAAGCAAGAAAAGTTCGTTTGATTTTTTCAATAGTCATTATACTTGTAGCCCTTCTTGGAATGATTATTCCGGGAAAAGATTCTGCCAAGTATAGTGGAATGAGTAAGGTTCTTTCCAAGATAAAACTTGGTCTCGATATTCAAGGGGGAAGCTCTTTAGAGTATGATTTAAAAGTTGATAGTACAGCAAAAGCACAAGATATTATTGACAATGTTATACTCGTTTTAAGAAAGAGATTGGATATTGCTGGATATACTGAAGCATCAGTAGCAAAAGTAGTTAGCAATGGTAAAATAAGAGTAAGAGTAGAAATTCCAGGAATTTCAGATACAGCAAAAGCAGAAAAATTAATTGGTAGTAAAGGTAAACTTTATTTTGCAGAAGTACTCGATACTAAAGTTTCAGATGTAAAACCAACACTTTTAAGAAATAGAACTATGGAAATTGATGGTAATAAGATAGACTTATATGATTATGTTCAAGATAAAGATAATGCAACAAAGTGGTACAAAGTAAAAAAAGTTTTTGAATTTGGAGAAAATCCTTTTGAAATTACAGGTGCAGATTTAGTTGATGCAAAACCATCTGTTAATACAAGAAATGCAGGGTTTTTAATAAATTTAAACTTTGGTTCAGAAGGAGCTAAGAAATTTTCATTAGCAACTGGAAATTTAGTAAATAAACAGTTAGCTATAATTCTTGATGATAGAGTAGTAATTGCTCCTGTTGTTAATACACAAATTACTTCAGGTGCAGCTATTATTGAGGGAATATCAACACTTGAAGAAGCAAAAAATGATTCTGCTTTAATAAAAGGTGGAAATCTTCCTGTTGATTTAATAAAATTTCAAGAAAGATCACTTGGACCAACACTTGGAAGAGATATAGTTGAAACTATAATTAAAGCAGGTTTATTTGGTTTAATACTCGTTATGATTTATATGGTAATATTCTATAAATGGATGGGTGTTGTTGCCGATATTGCTTTGATATATAACTCATTGTTATTGATGGGATTTTTAAGTTGGACAGGTGCAATATTAACCTTACCAGGTATTGCAGGTATAATTTTAACTTTTGGTACAACAGTTGATGGAAATGTTATTATATATGAAAGAATAAAAGAAGAATTAAGACTTGGTAGACCACCATTGACGGCTGTTAAATTTGGATTTGAAAAAGCCTTTTGGACATTATTTGATGCTAATTTAACAACTATAATTGCTGGTGTGGTTCTTTATTACTTTACAACAGGTGCAGTTAGAGGATTTGCTATTACTCTTATAATTGGAGTTATAGGAAGTTTATTTACTAATCTTGTTGTTTCAAGAATTATATTAGAATCAACTTCTCACAATGTAAAATCTGAAAAACTTGTAAAAGAAGTAAAGGGGGAAAACTAA
- a CDS encoding ABC transporter substrate-binding protein gives MKKFLIVSIILIVSVSIFSMSFYNPIGPTLLPAAGLYIAPPKDLKTNLWRTLDEAQTIVLKEQADFIVLPVAYGIQLINKGANYKLAGVSLWKTFYLVSSQNIKDVKQLEGKRVLTIHGPGQTADLILKMVKKEMNLNFDIVYVKSGADIIQLLASNKESIAVLPEPFVSLAEVKTKGKISPKLDIQSIYYKVSKSINKIPIAGLFIKNSINVSTANEIINAYRKSTNDFFINNTNEAIDFVVKSMGGKMPKPVIEKAAKRSEIIYKTDIGNVLNYLKILKKFNFIDNYSKDMLYLK, from the coding sequence ATGAAAAAATTTTTAATTGTTAGCATTATTTTAATTGTTTCAGTATCTATTTTCTCAATGAGTTTTTACAATCCTATAGGTCCAACTTTATTACCTGCTGCTGGACTATATATAGCTCCACCAAAAGATTTAAAAACCAACTTATGGAGAACGCTTGATGAAGCTCAAACAATTGTTTTAAAAGAACAAGCTGATTTTATAGTTTTACCAGTAGCTTATGGAATACAATTAATAAATAAGGGTGCAAATTATAAGCTTGCTGGAGTATCTTTGTGGAAAACTTTTTATCTTGTTTCTTCACAAAACATAAAAGATGTAAAACAACTTGAAGGTAAAAGAGTTTTAACTATACATGGACCAGGTCAAACTGCAGATTTAATTTTAAAAATGGTAAAAAAAGAAATGAACTTGAATTTTGATATAGTATACGTAAAAAGTGGTGCAGATATAATTCAACTTCTTGCAAGTAACAAAGAAAGTATAGCTGTACTTCCAGAACCATTTGTATCTTTAGCAGAAGTAAAAACTAAAGGAAAAATAAGTCCAAAATTAGATATACAAAGTATTTATTATAAGGTTTCAAAAAGTATCAACAAGATTCCTATTGCAGGACTTTTTATAAAAAACTCAATAAATGTATCTACTGCAAATGAAATTATAAACGCTTACAGAAAATCAACAAATGATTTTTTCATAAATAACACCAATGAAGCCATAGATTTTGTTGTTAAATCAATGGGAGGAAAGATGCCCAAACCTGTAATTGAAAAAGCTGCAAAACGTTCTGAAATAATATACAAAACAGATATTGGAAATGTTTTAAATTATTTAAAAATATTAAAAAAGTTTAATTTTATAGATAATTATTCTAAAGATATGTTGTACTTAAAATAA
- a CDS encoding 4Fe-4S dicluster domain-containing protein, translating into MPSVKKNFKVEINYEYCKKCGLCYWICPTKTIIAGEYGKPEVPDHAKCIGCLQCEKICPDFAINVIEDGEK; encoded by the coding sequence ATGCCATCCGTGAAAAAAAATTTCAAGGTGGAAATAAACTATGAGTACTGTAAAAAATGTGGATTATGTTACTGGATATGTCCTACAAAAACAATAATTGCAGGAGAATATGGAAAACCTGAAGTTCCAGATCATGCTAAATGTATTGGATGTTTACAATGTGAAAAAATATGTCCTGATTTTGCAATAAATGTTATTGAGGATGGTGAAAAATAA
- the yajC gene encoding preprotein translocase subunit YajC: protein MFENILNFVNFGAAGGTAPTASAPTTTGAAASSGFGSIWFIIILFVLMYVMLILPQKRQEKKHKQMLSQIKKGDKVLTSSGIIGKVVSVNSDKIRIRTAEKTELDITKNAVGTVISKASEDTKKDDIKEEK from the coding sequence ATGTTTGAAAACATATTAAATTTTGTTAATTTTGGTGCTGCTGGAGGAACTGCTCCTACTGCAAGTGCTCCAACAACAACCGGTGCAGCAGCAAGTAGTGGATTTGGTAGTATATGGTTTATAATAATACTATTTGTTTTAATGTATGTTATGTTGATATTACCTCAAAAAAGGCAAGAAAAGAAACATAAACAAATGTTATCTCAAATAAAAAAAGGAGATAAAGTTTTAACTTCATCTGGAATAATTGGAAAAGTTGTATCTGTAAATTCTGATAAAATAAGAATAAGAACAGCTGAAAAAACAGAACTAGACATTACTAAAAATGCTGTAGGAACTGTTATTAGTAAAGCTTCTGAAGATACAAAAAAAGATGATATAAAAGAAGAGAAATAA
- the secF gene encoding protein translocase subunit SecF has product MNIDFVGKRKFFITLSSILIVIALILSFTKGFNFGIDFAGGTELTASLDKKVEISEIRNVLKSIKSDYATAKIVELKPLKGQENKFLFTITIKDSFNTDQKENFLASLKKGFGDNNFEKLQFNDVSGAAAEEIKTFAWYAVLISLVLLLGYISLRFKFSFGVGALVALAHDIIIVVGLYSLFNIEINVSAIAAFLTLAGYSLNDTIVVYDRIRENMKKMRGKDISEIVNNSINEVIVRSLNTSITTFAVVFLMLLIGGRSIAPFAFGLTFGVIVGTYSSLYIASPLVIGWLKKSKVY; this is encoded by the coding sequence ATGAATATAGATTTCGTAGGAAAGAGAAAATTTTTCATAACCCTTTCTTCTATACTAATTGTAATAGCTCTAATATTATCATTTACAAAAGGGTTTAACTTTGGTATAGACTTTGCAGGAGGAACAGAATTAACTGCATCATTAGATAAAAAGGTTGAAATATCAGAAATAAGAAATGTTTTAAAAAGTATAAAAAGTGATTATGCAACAGCAAAAATTGTTGAATTAAAACCTTTAAAAGGTCAAGAAAATAAATTTTTGTTTACTATAACAATTAAGGATTCATTTAATACAGATCAAAAGGAAAACTTTTTAGCTTCTTTGAAAAAAGGATTTGGAGATAATAACTTTGAAAAATTACAATTTAATGATGTATCAGGTGCAGCAGCTGAAGAAATTAAAACTTTTGCTTGGTATGCTGTATTAATATCTCTCGTATTATTATTGGGTTATATATCTCTTAGATTTAAATTTTCTTTTGGTGTAGGAGCACTTGTTGCACTTGCTCATGATATAATAATTGTTGTAGGTTTATATTCATTATTTAATATAGAAATAAATGTTTCAGCAATAGCTGCGTTTTTAACGCTTGCAGGATATTCGCTAAATGATACAATAGTTGTTTATGATAGAATAAGAGAAAATATGAAAAAAATGAGAGGTAAAGATATCTCTGAAATTGTAAATAATAGTATAAACGAAGTTATTGTAAGATCATTAAATACATCTATAACAACATTTGCAGTTGTGTTTTTGATGTTGTTAATTGGTGGAAGATCAATTGCACCATTTGCTTTTGGATTAACTTTTGGTGTTATTGTAGGTACTTATTCATCACTTTATATTGCAAGTCCTCTTGTAATTGGATGGTTAAAAAAATCTAAAGTATATTAA
- a CDS encoding sodium-dependent transporter: MARQRWNSRWAFVLAAVGSAAGLGNAWRFPYMAYSNGGGAFYIPYFIALFVAGIPLLMAEFGMGQGLQASAPKVMRSAGKGFEMIGWWAVFSGAIITFYYNVIMGWIFNYLIKSTTVAWKNNPSDYFFNSFLKISSGPGEIGALRWAIVIGLAVTWLWIYLILRKGTDSVGKTVAWTVPLPIILLLVLGLRGITLNGAGEGLNYLFSPDFSKLADVKVWAAAFGQIFFSLSLAFGVMITYGSYNSKKSDVANNTVITALGNSATSFLAGIAVFSVLGYMATIQGVGVDKVVSQGIGLAFVVYPKAISLLPGGVFVQAIFGFLFFVMLLTLGIDSAFSLVEAIEASISDKFKVGKKKFLITMSIIGFIFGLLFATQGGLYWLDIIDHFIGNYALLIVGIFESLIFGWIIGAEKLRTYINNVSEIKIGKWFTFFIKYLIPIILIWILTTSAIDEFKKPYGGYPIWSILTGFSVFVFVPILGFIFSLIKEKNKDFVIKEINFDVED, encoded by the coding sequence ATGGCAAGACAAAGATGGAATTCGAGATGGGCCTTCGTGCTTGCTGCTGTTGGTTCTGCAGCTGGCTTAGGAAATGCTTGGAGATTTCCTTACATGGCTTATTCAAATGGGGGAGGAGCTTTTTACATTCCTTACTTTATTGCTTTATTCGTAGCAGGTATACCTTTATTAATGGCAGAGTTTGGAATGGGACAAGGATTACAGGCTAGTGCACCAAAAGTAATGCGAAGTGCAGGAAAAGGATTTGAAATGATTGGTTGGTGGGCTGTTTTTTCTGGAGCAATAATTACTTTTTATTATAATGTTATTATGGGATGGATATTTAATTATCTTATAAAATCAACAACTGTTGCTTGGAAAAATAATCCTTCAGATTATTTTTTTAATAGCTTTTTAAAAATTAGTAGTGGTCCTGGAGAAATAGGTGCTTTAAGATGGGCAATAGTTATTGGACTTGCAGTTACATGGTTATGGATTTATTTAATTTTAAGAAAAGGAACAGATAGTGTTGGAAAAACTGTTGCTTGGACTGTACCTTTACCTATAATTTTATTACTTGTTTTAGGTTTACGTGGTATAACCTTAAATGGTGCTGGAGAAGGACTAAACTATTTATTTTCACCTGATTTTTCGAAGTTAGCTGATGTAAAAGTTTGGGCAGCAGCTTTTGGACAAATATTTTTTTCTTTAAGTTTAGCTTTTGGTGTTATGATAACCTATGGAAGTTACAATTCTAAAAAAAGTGATGTTGCAAATAACACTGTAATAACAGCACTTGGAAATTCTGCAACTTCTTTTTTAGCTGGAATAGCTGTTTTCTCTGTTTTAGGTTACATGGCTACAATTCAAGGTGTAGGTGTAGATAAAGTTGTTTCTCAAGGAATTGGTTTAGCATTCGTTGTTTATCCAAAAGCTATATCTCTTTTACCTGGAGGAGTTTTTGTTCAAGCTATATTTGGATTTTTATTCTTTGTAATGCTATTGACTTTAGGAATAGATTCTGCCTTTTCATTAGTAGAAGCAATAGAAGCATCTATTTCTGATAAATTTAAAGTTGGAAAGAAAAAATTTCTAATTACAATGTCTATAATTGGTTTTATATTTGGTCTTTTATTTGCAACTCAAGGAGGACTCTATTGGTTAGATATAATAGATCATTTTATAGGAAATTATGCGCTCTTAATTGTTGGAATTTTTGAATCCTTAATATTTGGATGGATAATAGGAGCAGAAAAATTAAGAACTTATATAAATAATGTATCTGAAATAAAAATTGGTAAATGGTTTACTTTCTTTATAAAATACTTAATTCCAATAATATTAATTTGGATTTTAACAACGTCAGCTATAGATGAATTCAAAAAACCATATGGTGGATATCCTATTTGGTCTATATTAACAGGTTTTTCAGTTTTTGTATTCGTTCCTATATTAGGATTTATTTTTAGTTTAATAAAAGAAAAGAACAAAGACTTTGTTATAAAAGAAATAAATTTTGACGTAGAAGACTAA
- a CDS encoding sodium ion-translocating decarboxylase subunit beta, whose product MTSPSVKKIIFILMFMLVTFSLFADTPNVPAKNNVNTTSVVTTSNTTEENGLILFLKNNGFAKLTWKHIVMILIGILVIWVAISKDAEPLLLVSLGFGMILANIPPEVTGFLSPPTSVSPGGLIYYIKQGMLLGIYPPLIFLGLGAMTDFSYLIANPILFLLGAAAQVGIFVTFIIANLIGFNMFEAASISIIGGADGPTSIYLASRFAPQILSIIAVAAYSYIALIPIIQPPISKFWTTKAERKIRMKKLRVVSQREKIIFPILTTLVVTLIVPQAISLVGMLMLGNLLKESGRTARLAEAASRYILDVSTILLMLSVGASATADKFLTPAFLKILFLGAAAFIVALSSGILVAKFMNLFLKNKINPLIGAAGVSAVPDAARVAQHVAQEDDPGNFILMHAMGPNVAGVIGSAVAAGIFINMIH is encoded by the coding sequence ATGACATCCCCATCCGTAAAAAAAATTATTTTTATTCTTATGTTCATGTTGGTAACATTTTCACTTTTTGCAGATACTCCTAATGTTCCTGCAAAAAACAACGTTAATACAACATCGGTAGTTACTACTAGTAATACTACTGAAGAAAACGGTTTAATTTTATTTTTAAAAAACAACGGCTTTGCAAAACTAACTTGGAAACACATAGTTATGATCTTAATCGGTATCTTGGTAATATGGGTTGCAATATCTAAAGATGCAGAACCTTTATTACTTGTATCCTTGGGGTTTGGTATGATTTTGGCAAATATTCCACCAGAAGTTACAGGATTTTTATCTCCGCCAACATCTGTTTCACCAGGAGGATTAATTTATTATATAAAACAAGGTATGCTTTTAGGTATATATCCTCCATTAATCTTTTTAGGATTAGGAGCTATGACAGACTTTTCTTATCTTATTGCAAATCCAATATTATTCTTACTCGGAGCTGCTGCTCAAGTTGGAATATTTGTAACCTTTATCATTGCTAATTTAATTGGATTTAATATGTTTGAAGCTGCTTCAATTTCAATTATTGGTGGTGCAGATGGTCCTACATCTATTTATCTTGCATCAAGATTTGCTCCTCAAATATTATCAATAATTGCTGTTGCAGCGTATTCATATATTGCTTTAATACCAATTATTCAACCACCTATTTCAAAATTTTGGACAACAAAAGCAGAAAGAAAAATAAGAATGAAAAAATTAAGAGTTGTTTCTCAAAGAGAAAAAATAATTTTTCCAATATTAACGACTCTTGTTGTAACCTTAATAGTTCCACAGGCAATTTCTTTAGTTGGTATGTTAATGCTTGGTAATCTTTTAAAAGAAAGTGGAAGAACTGCAAGGCTTGCCGAAGCAGCTTCAAGGTATATACTCGATGTGAGTACAATACTTTTAATGTTATCTGTTGGAGCTTCTGCAACTGCAGATAAATTCTTGACACCAGCATTTTTAAAAATATTATTCTTAGGTGCTGCTGCATTTATAGTTGCCCTTTCATCTGGTATTTTAGTTGCTAAGTTTATGAATTTATTCTTAAAAAACAAAATAAATCCTTTAATAGGAGCAGCAGGAGTTTCTGCTGTACCTGATGCAGCAAGAGTTGCTCAGCATGTTGCACAAGAAGACGATCCTGGAAACTTTATATTAATGCATGCAATGGGTCCAAATGTTGCTGGTGTTATAGGATCAGCAGTTGCCGCTGGTATTTTTATAAACATGATACACTAA
- a CDS encoding MetS family NSS transporter small subunit produces the protein MSASAIVFMIIVGTVLFGGLGWSLSVAYKKQNKK, from the coding sequence ATGAGTGCATCTGCTATAGTTTTTATGATAATTGTTGGGACTGTCCTTTTTGGTGGTCTTGGATGGTCACTAAGTGTAGCTTATAAAAAACAAAATAAAAAATAA